The Rattus rattus isolate New Zealand chromosome 1, Rrattus_CSIRO_v1, whole genome shotgun sequence genome includes a region encoding these proteins:
- the Aldh4a1 gene encoding delta-1-pyrroline-5-carboxylate dehydrogenase, mitochondrial, giving the protein MLPPALLRRSLLSYAWRGSGLRWKHASSLKVANEPILAFTQGSPERDALQKALNDLKDQTEAIPCVVGDEEVWTSDVRYQLSPFNHGHKVAKFCYADKALLNKAIEAAVLARKEWDLKPVADRAQIFLKAADMLSGPRRAEVLAKTMVGQGKTVIQAEIDAAAELIDFFRFNAKFAVELEGEQPISVPPSTNHVVYRGLEGFVAAISPFNFTAIGGNLAGAPALMGNVVLWKPSDTAMLASYAVYRILREAGLPPNVIQFVPADGPTFGDTVTSSEHLCGINFTGSVPTFKHLWKQVAQNLDRFRTFPRLAGECGGKNFHFVHSSADVDSVVSGTLRSAFEYGGQKCSACSRLYVPQSLWPQIKGRLLEEHSRIKVGNPAEDFGTFFSAVIDAKAFARIKKWLEHARSSPSLSILAGGQCNESVGYFVEPCIIESKDPQEPIMKEEIFGPVLTVYVYPDEKYRETLQLVDSTTSYGLTGAVFAQDKTIVQEATRMLRNAAGNFYINDKSTGSVVGQQPFGGARASGTNDKPGGPHYILRWTSPQVIKETHKPLGDWRYSYMQ; this is encoded by the exons GCTGCGGTGGAAGCATGCCTCCTCTCTGAAGGTGGCCAATGAGCCCATCTTAGCGTTTACTCAGGGCAGCCCCGAGCGGGACGCACTGCAGAAG GCTCTGAACGACCTGAAGGACCAGACAGAAGCCATCCCCTGCGTTGTTGGGGACGAGGAGGTGTGGACCTCCGATGTGCGGTACCAGCTGTCG CCTTTTAACCATGGACACAAGGTGGCCAAGTTCTGTTATGCCGACAAG GCCTTGCTCAACAAAGCCATCGAAGCTGCCGTGCTTGCCAGGAAAGAGTGGGACCTGAAGCCCGTGGCAGACCGGGCCCAGATCTTCCTGAAGGCGGCAGATATGCTGAGCGGGCCCCGAAGGGCTGAAGTCCTTGCCAAGACCATGGTGGGACAG GGCAAGACCGTGATCCAAGCAGAAATTGACGCCGCAGCTGAACTCATCGACTTCTTCAGGTTCAACGCCAAGTTCGCTGTGGAACTGGAGGGGGAACAACCCATCAGCGTGCCACCCAGTACCAACCACGTGGTGTACCGGGGACTGGAG gGCTTCGTGGCGGCCATCTCTCCCTTCAACTTCACCGCCATCGGAGGCAACCTGGCAGGCGCACCGGCCTTAATG GGCAACGTGGTTCTCTGGAAGCCCAGTGACACCGCCATGTTGGCTAGCTACGCTGTCTACCGCATCCTCCGGGAGGCTGGCTTGCCCCCCAACGTAATCCAGTTTGTGCCAGCCGATGGGCCGACATTCGGGGACACAGTCACCAGCTCAGAGCACCTCTGTGGTATCAACTTCACAGGCAGTGTGCC CACCTTCAAACACCTGTGGAAGCAGGTGGCCCAGAATCTGGACCGGTTCCGTACCTTCCCACGCCTGGCTGGAG AGTGTGGCGGGAAGAATTTCCATTTCGTGCACAGCTCGGCCGACGTGGACAGCGTGGTGAGCGGGACGCTGCGCTCGGCCTTCGAGTATGGCGGTCAGAAGTGCTCAGCCTGCTCGCGCCTCTACGTGCCACAGTCGCTGTGGCCACAGATCAAAGGGCGACTGCTGGAGGAGCACAGCAGGATCAAAGTGGGCAAC CCTGCAGAGGACTTTGGGACCTTCTTCTCTGCAGTGATTGATGCCAAG GCCTTCGCCCGCATAAAGAAGTGGCTGGAGCATGCGCGTTCCTCGCCCAGCCTCAGCATCCTGGCGGGCGGCCAGTGTAACGAGTCGGTGGGTTACTTCGTGGAGCCGTGTATCATTGAGAGCAAGGACCCACAGGAGCCCATCATGAAGGAG gaGATCTTCGGCCCTGTGCTGACAGTGTATGTGTACCCGgatgagaaatacagagagacGCTGCAACTGGTCGACAGCACTACCAGTTATGGCCTCACGGGGGCAGTGTTTGCCCAGGATAA AACGATTGTCCAAGAAGCCACGAGGATGCTGAGGAACGCTGCTGGCAACTTCTACATCAACGACAAGTCTACTGGATCTGTGGTGGGCCAGCAGCCCTTTGGGGGCGCCCGGGCTTCAG GAACCAATGACAAACCAGGAGGCCCCCACTACATCTTACGCTGGACCTCACCCCAGGTCATCAAGGAGACTCATAAGCCCCTGGGGGACTGGCGATACTCCTACATGCAGTAA